The following coding sequences are from one Diospyros lotus cultivar Yz01 chromosome 7, ASM1463336v1, whole genome shotgun sequence window:
- the LOC127806391 gene encoding uncharacterized protein LOC127806391, producing the protein MVNERGIEANPEKIQALLDMRSPTKTKEGQSLNRQVTTLSRFVSKSSDKSIQFFKILKKTSSFEWTEECETAFQQLKDYMGRASLMSKPKEGEELIVYLGVSEYAISTALVRDEDRVQYPIYYILQKPDSSGRLLKCAIELAQFNIKYKPRTAIKGQILADFVAKFIGPAEEPAPPTSSVWELFVYGSSSEHGSRAGVLLVSPEGHKIPYALGFGFKETNNEVEYEALLAGLRLAKEVKTERLKIFNDSQLVVCQVQGEYQEKGPTMVAYLQKVQELLHFFEECEVNQVPWSQNSHADALVRLASVGEIDSLGTIPIEFLATPSAEKRTETLTVELRPDSWMKPIMDYLQGGQLPSDKLEARCLRAGWPDIVSATICCTNEGSQSRYSDASMSLIAK; encoded by the exons ATGGTAAATGAAAGGGGAATCGAGGCCAACCCTGAGAAGATCCAAGCTCTACTTGACATGCGATCGCCCACCAAGACTAAGGAAGGGCAAAGCCTAAACAGACAGGTTACGACCCTTAGCAGGTTCGTCTCCAAATCTTCTGATAAATCCatccaatttttcaaaatcctGAAGAAAACAAGTAGCTTCGAATGGACGGAAGAGTGCGAGACTGCCTTCCAGCAATTGAAAGACTACATGGGACGGGCTTCCCTCATGTCAAAGCCAAAAGAAGGGGAGGAACTGATTGTCTACCTAGGGGTGTCTGAATACGCAATAAGCACCGCCCTGGTTCGAGATGAAGACCGGGTTCAATATCCAATATACTAT ATTTTACAGAAGCCTGATTCATCCGGCCGCCTCCTCAAATGCGCGATCGAGCTCGCCCAATTCAACATAAAATACAAGCCAAGGACAGCCATAAAGGGTCAGATACTAGCAGACTTCGTTGCAAAATTTATAGGACCGGCGGAAGAACCAGCCCCCCCAACCTCGTCAGTCTGGGAATTATTTGTTTATGGCTCTTCCAGCGAGCATGGGTCAAGAGCTGGCGTACTCCTGGTGAGCCCGGAGGGACACAAAATCCCCTACGCATTGGGGTTCGGGTTTAAAGAAACCAACAACGAAGTCGAATACGAAGCACTACTAGCCGGTCTCCGCCTAGCAAAAGAAGTCAAGACAGAGCGGTTAAAAATTTTCAACGACTCCCAGCTCGTGGTATGTCAAGTACAAGGGGAATATCAGGAAAAGGGCCCAACGATGGTAGCGTACCTCCAGAAAGTTCAGGAATTGTTACACTTTTTCGAAGAGTGCGAAGTAAATCAAGTCCCGTGGAGCCAAAACTCTCATGCCGATGCCCTAGTTCGCTTGGCTTCAGTTGGAGAAATTGACTCATTGGGAACCATCCCCATAGAATTTCTAGCAACACCGAGCGCGGAGAAAAGAACTGAGACATTGACGGTCGAGCTAAGGCCAGATTCATGGATGAAACCAATCATGGACTATTTGCAAGGGGGACAGTTGCCAAGCGACAAACTTGAGGCACGCTGCCTTAGAGCCGGGTGGCCAGATATTGTATCTGCGACGATATGCTGTACAAACGAGGGTTCTCAGTCCCGTTACTCAGATGCATCGATGAGCCTGATTGCCAAGTGA
- the LOC127805768 gene encoding uncharacterized acetyltransferase At3g50280-like, with the protein MSSGQCCRESLGHAVHQSVEQHMAETLRLIRLISTTTVGAAACSPEAQSPHRIDLTPWDLQLLRLGPIQKGLLFLKPPTPSSQHQHFSVVQHLKLSLSRTLDFFPILAGRLGVSHNADGTSSFFVDCNNAGTDFVHAVADNVTVADILEPVFVPRIVHSFFPLNGIQNIHGVSDPLLAVQVTELVDGFFIGCTMNHSIADGSSFWHFFNSWSEISRGPLSMSRSPVFDRWFPGDVKPPISVPFLSDQIQDEFILPPLEERVFHFPKEKIAELKGKAKAEMRMTTISSLQSLLAHVWRSVSRCNRVDGETRLILGIGLRSRLQPPLPEGYFGNAVFYRGVSTTAQELVDKGLGWAAWQINEMISSHTSERVVELFESWVKDPNFWGSMKWTTETLVTSSSPRFNVYGNDFGWGKPVAVRSGPGNKKSGKLTIFSGREEGSVDIEFCMSPEKLQALGADEEFIGAVTI; encoded by the exons ATGTCTTCTGGGCAGTGCTGCAGAGAGAGCCTCGGCCATGCCGTGCATCAGAGTGTGGAACAACACATGGCGGAAACACTACGGCTAATTAGGCTCATCTCCACCACTACGGTCGGAGCAGCGGCCTGCAGCCCAGAAGCTCAATCGCCCCACCGGATAGATTTAACTCCATGGGATCTCCAGCTTCTTCGGCTCGGCCCCATCCAGAAGGGCCTTCTCTTTCTCAAACCACCAACTCCATCCTCACAACACCAACACTTTTCTGTTGTTCAGCatctcaagctctctctctctcgcacccTCGATTTCTTCCCTATCCTCGCCGGCCGCCTCGGCGTCTCCCACAACGCCGACGGCACCTCCTCCTTCTTCGTCGACTGCAACAACGCCGGCACCGACTTCGTTCACGCGGTCGCCGATAACGTGACAGTCGCCGATATCCTTGAGCCCGTGTTCGTGCCTCGGATTGTCCACTCTTTCTTCCCTCTCAATGGTATCCAAAATATCCATGGCGTTTCCGATCCCTTGCTGGCCGTTCAAGTAACCGAGCTCGTCGACGGCTTCTTCATCG GATGCACGATGAATCACTCAATCGCCGACGGCTCGTCGTTCTGGCATTTCTTCAATTCCTGGTCGGAAATATCGCGTGGCCCGCTCTCCATGTCGCGGTCTCCAGTCTTCGACCGGTGGTTTCCTGGCGATGTCAAGCCTCCCATTTCCGTCCCTTTCCTCTCCGATCAAATTCAAGACGAGTTCATTCTACCGCCGTTGGAAGAACGGGTCTTCCACTTTCCGAAAGAGAAAATTGCTGAGCTCAAAGGCAAAGCCAAGGCCGAGATGCGAATGACCACCATCTCCTCTCTGCAGTCTCTGCTGGCTCACGTATGGCGATCAGTGTCGCGCTGCAACCGCGTTGACGGAGAGACAAGGCTCATACTGGGGATAGGTTTAAGGTCGAGACTGCAACCACCGCTGCCGGAGGGTTACTTTGGGAACGCCGTTTTCTACAGAGGAGTGTCCACCACGGCGCAAGAGCTCGTAGATAAAGGACTAGGCTGGGCAGCATGGCAAATTAACGAAATGATTTCATCGCATACGAGTGAACGAGTGGTGGAGTTGTTCGAGAGCTGGGTGAAGGATCCGAATTTTTGGGGGTCAATGAAGTGGACGACTGAGACTCTGGTAACGAGCAGTTCCCCACGGTTCAATGTGTACGGCAATGACTTCGGCTGGGGGAAGCCGGTGGCGGTGAGGAGTGGGCCAGGGAACAAGAAGTCCGGGAAGTTGACGATATTTTCGGGCCGAGAAGAAGGGAGTGTTGACATTGAATTTTGCATGTCGCCGGAGAAGTTGCAGGCTCTGGGGGCCGATGAGGAGTTCATCGGAGCTGTAACCATATGA